The segment GTGCCCGGCTACGAGATGGAGAAGGGCAAGGTCTGCTCGTAGCCCCCGGCCGCGCCGCATCAGCCCGCGCAGTTTGACAGGTGCCGGAGCCTCCGTTAGCATGGTTTCGAGGGCGCCTCGATGAAACTCCCCGTGAAACAGAAAACGCAGTTCTCGCTGATCTATTTGCTCATCGCCGTCCTCGTGCTGTCCCTCGTCCAGAGCTGGCTCCTGGCGCCGCGGACGGTCGAGATCCCGATGAGCAAGTTCCTGGCGTTGGTGCGCGAGGGCAAGGTCGAACGGGTCTCCGTCACGGACCGCGAGATCCGCGGCACGCTCAAGCCCGGTGCCCTCCCGGCCCAGCAGTCCGGCGCCGGGGACAAGGTGCGCAGCCTGGTCGGCGCCGAGCAGCCCGTCCCCACCTTCACGACCACCCGCATCCCCGGGATCGAGGACAGCGCGCTCGTCAAGGAGCTCGAGCAGAACAAGGTCGAGTTCTCCGGGCGAGTGGAGAGCACGTTCTGGCGGGACTTCCTCTTCGGCTGGATCGTGCCGCTGGTGCTGATGGTCGGCCTCTGGATGTTCGTCATGCGGCGCATGGGCGGGGGGCCGACCCAGGCGCTGTCCTTCGGCCGCTCCAAGGCCAAGATCTACGACCGAAAGGAGCTCAAGACGACCTTCGCCGACGTCGCGGGAGTGGACGAGGCCAAGGCGGAGCTCATTGAGGTCGTGGACTTTCTCAAGAACCCCAAGAAGTACCAGCGGCTCGGCGGCCGGATCCCCAAGGGCGTGCTGCTCGTCGGCTCCCCGGGCACGGGCAAGACGCTCCTGGCCCGGGCCGTCGCAGGCGAGGCCGACGTGCCGTTCTTCTTCCTCTCCGGCTCGGAGTTCGTGGAGATGTTCGTCGGCGTGGGCGCCGCGCGCGTGCGCGACCTCTTCGAGCAGGCGAAGGAGAAGGCGCCGTGCATCGTCTTCATCGACGAGCTGGACGCCATCGGCAAGACGCGCTCCGGCACCACGGGTTTCGCCGGCGGCCACGACGAGCGCGAGCAGACGCTCAACCAGCTGCTGGCCGAGATGGACGGCTTCGACTCCTCCAAGGGCGTCATCATCATGGCGGCCACGAACCGCCCGGAGGTCCTCGACGCGGCCCTGCTCCGCGCGGGACGCTTCGACCGCCAGGTGGTCGTGGACAAGCCCGACGTCAGGGGGCGAGAGGCCATCCTGCACGTGCACGCGCGCAACGTCATCCTGGCGCCCTCCGTGGACCTCCACGTGCTGGCCGCGCGGACGCCGGGCATGGCGGGCGCCGATCTCGCCAACATCATCAACGAGGCGGCGCTCCTGGCCGCCCGCAAGGGCAAGGATGCCGTGGACATGGCTGACCTCGACGAGGCCGTCGACCGGGTGATCGGCGGCCTCGAGCGCAAGAGCCGGGTGCTGTCGGAGAAGGAGCGCGACATCGTCGCCCACCACGAGATCGGCCACGCGCTCGTCGCCTCCTCCCTGCCCCAGGCCGACCCGGTCCACAAGGTGACGATCATCCCGCGTGGTGTCGGGGCTCTCGGCGCCACCTACCAGCTGCCGCTCGAGGACCGCTACCTCCTGACTCGGAGCGAGCTGGAAGACCGGATCGCGGTGCTCCTGGGCGGCCGGGTGGCGGAGGAAGTCGTCTACGGCGAAATCTCGACGGGCGCCCACAACGATCTCGAGCGCGCAACGGAGATGGCGCGGCTCATGGTCACCCAGTACGGCATGTCGGCCGAGCTCGGCCCGATGACCTTCGGCGGCGGCCAGCAGGCCCTGTTCCTCAGGGGCTCAGGGCTGTCGCAGGAGCGCGAGTACAGCGACGAGACGGCGCGGGCCATCGACGGCGAGATCCGCGCCATCATCGACAAGATCTATGACCGCGTGCGCGGCATCATCACGGACCGCAAGCCGGTGCTGCTGGCGGCGGCCGCGGAACTCAAAGCGAAGGAGACCCTCGAAGGCGACCGCCTGCGGCAGCTGCTGGCCGGCGACCTCGTGGAGGAGAGACGATGATCCTGGTCAAGCGCGGAACCCTGGTGGTGATGCTCGTGATCGCGGCGGCGCTCGGCGTGGGCCTGGGCTCATGGGGCGCGAGCGCGCTGGACCTGCCCAAGCCCGTGGGCCAAGCGCCACGGCAGCAGGCGTCCATGCAGGCGCCCATGCAGGCGGCCGTGCAGGCGCCCGTGGTGCCGGCGGCGCTCCCGGTGGCCTTGGGCAGCTTCGCCCAGGTGGCCGAGGCCGTCGGCCCGGCGGTGGTCAACATCAACACGGTCATCCGCAGCGGGGGCGGCCGGACACCCGTCGAGGAGTTCTTCGGCGACGAGTTCTTCCGGCGCTTCTTCGGCGACAGCCCGGAGCGCCCGCAGCAGCAGCGAAGCCTCGGCTCGGGCGTCATCGTGGACGCTTCCGGCATCGCGCTCACCAACGCGCACGTCGTCGAGCGCGCCACCGAGATCGAGGTCGTGACGGCGGAGGGCAAGAAGCACAAGGCCAAGATCGTCGGCCTCGACAAGCGCACCGACCTCGCCGTGCTGAGGCTCCAGGGCGGCGGCCCCTACCCCGCGGCGGTGCTCGGCGACTCTGACAAGGTCAAGGTCGGCGACTGGGTGCTCGCGATCGGCTCTCCCTTCGGCCTGCAGCAGACGGTGACGGCGGGCATCATCAGCGCCAAGGGGCGCTCCATCGGCCAGGGGCCTTACGACGATTTCCTCCAGACGGACGCCGCCATCAACCCGGGCAACTCGGGCGGCCCGCTGGTCAACATGTCGGGCGAGGTCGTGGGCATCAACAGCGCCATCCTCTCGCGCTCGGGCGGCAATGTCGGCATCGGCTTCTCCATCCCGTCCAACATGGCCAAGCGCATCTACACCGAGCTGGTCGCCCGGGGCAAGATCACGCGCGGCTGGCTCGGCGTGTCGATCCAGCCGCTGACGCCCGAGCTCGCCAAGAGCTTCGGGCTCACGGATCCCAAGGGCGTGCTCATCGCCGACGTCGTCAAGGACAGCCCCGCCGACAAGGCGGGCCTGGTGTCGGGCGACGTCCTGATGGAGTTCGACGGCAAGAAGCTCGACGCCCCACAGGATCTCCAGAAGGTCGTGGCCGTGACCGCGCCCGGCAAGGGCGTGCCGATCAAGGTCTGGCGGGAGAAGGGCGAGAAGACGCTCGAGATCAAGGTGGGCGAGACCCCGGAGGACACCGCCCAGCTCGAGCCCAGCGGCAAGAACAAGAGCTTCCTCGGGCTCGAGACACGGGCCATCACGCCTGAGATCGCCCGCCAGCTCAACCTGCGCACGACGGAAGGCGTGGTCGTGGCGCGCGTCGAGGAGGAGGGACCGGCGGCGGAAGCCGGCCTCCAGCGTGGCGACGTCATCCGCGAGATCAACCGGCAGCGGATCCGCAGCGCGCAGGACTACGAGCGGGCCACCCAGGGGCTCAAGCCCGGGGACCGCGTCACCGTGCTGCTGCAGCGCGGCCAGCAGTCGCTCTACGTGGCCTTCACGGTCGCGAGAGGATGAGGCCGGAGGCCCCAGGCTTAGATCGCGCTGCCGGTACCGAGTACGCCCGCGCCAGCTCCGGGGGCGCAGTCCGGCGGCCCCAGAAGTAGGTCGCCGGCGTCCCGCCAAGCCGCAAGCCGTCTGCTACACTAACGTTGAGCGCGGACCTAGGGGGGCAAACCCCCAGCAACGCGTAAGACCATGGACTACAAAGACTATTACAAGATTCTCAGTTTGCCCAAGAACGCCGACGACAAGGCGATCAAAACCGCCTACCGCCGGCTTGCCCGCAAGCACCATCCGGACGTCGCCAAGGGCAAGGACTCGGCCGCCCGCTTCCAGGAGATCGCGGAAGCCTACGAGGTCTTGGGCGACGCCGAAAAGCGGAAGCGCTACGACACGCTCGGCCCCGACTGGCAGCGCTATGCCGAGGCCGGCGCCGGCGCGCGGGGTCCCTTCGAGGGCGCAGACGTCCACTTCGGGCGCGGCGACGAGGGCTTCTCCGACTTCTTCCGGACGATCTTCGGAGATCTGGGCGGGCGCCGTGCGGGCGGCTTCCGCGACGTCGACCTCGGAGACCTCGGCGGGGGCTTCGGCCCCGACAAGGGCGGCGATGTCGAGGCGGGCATCGAGGTCTCGCTCGAGGACGCCTTCCACGGCGTCACCCGGACCATCTCGCTCGAGCTCGACGAGATCTGTCCCGCCTGCGGCGGAGCGGGGCACGTCAACCGCAAGCCGTGCGCGCAGTGCCGAGGCGGCGGCTGGTCCAGGGGCCGGCGCAACCTCGAGGTCAAGATCCCGGCCGGCGTGGCCACGGGCTCGCGCGTGCGCCTACCCGGCGAGGGCTCGCGCGGCGGCCGTGGCGGCAGCGGCGACCTGTATCTCAAGGTCACGGTGCGGCCGGACCCGCGCTTCGAGCGCAAGGGCGATGACCTCCACTCGACCCTGGCGGTGCCGGCCCACGACGCGGCGCTCGGCGCCGAAGTCTCGGTGCCGACGCTCAAGGGCCAGGTCTCGATGAAGATCCCGCCCGAAACGTCCAGCGGCCGGACCTTCCGCCTGCCGGGCTACGGCATGCCGCACCTCAAGGGCGGCGGCGCGGGAGACCAGTTCGTGCAGGTGGAGCTGACCATCCCAACGGGTCTCTCCCCGAGGGAGCGCGAGCTCTACCAGGAGCTCAAAAGTCTTCGCACAGAGGGGACGCGATGAAGTTCGACAAGTTCACCGTGAAGGCGCAGGAGGCCGTCCAGGCGGCGCAGTCCCTGGCGGACCAGGGCAATCATCAGGCCCTCGAGCCCGACCACCTGCTGCTGGCGCTGCTCCAGCAGCAGGAGGGGGTGGTCGGGCCGCTGCTGGCGAAGATCGGCGCGCGGCCCGAGGCGATAGCTCGCGAGGTCCAGGCCGCGCTCGACAAGCTGCCGAAGGTCAAGGGCGGCGGGCGTCAGTACGCCTCGGAACGGCTCGAGGCCGCGCTCACCCGCGCGTGGGACGAGGCGCAGCGCCTCAAGGACGAGTACTGCTCGACCGAGCACGTGCTGATCGGCATCGCCCAGGACAAGTCGGGCGCGGCGGGGCGCATCCTCGCCAAGGCCGGCGTCACGCCGGAGGCGATCTACAAGGCGCTCGTGGACGTGCGGGGCTCCCAGCGCGTCACCGACGCCAACCCCGAGGAGAAGTACCAGGCCCTCCAGCGCTACGCCAAGGACCTATGCGAGCTGGCGCGGAAGGGCAAGCTCGACCCGGTCATCGGGCGCGACGAGGAAATCCGCCGCGTCATCCAGGTGCTCTCCCGGCGCACGAAGAACAACCCCGTGCTCATCGGCGAGCCCGGCGTCGGCAAGACCGCGATCGTCGAGGGCCTCGCCCAGCGCATCGTGAGCGGCGACGTGCCCGAGGGGCTCAAGGGCAAGCGCCTGCTGGCCATCGACATCGGCGCCATGGTCGCGGGCGCGAAGTACCGCGGCGAGTTCGAGGACCGCCTGAAGGCCGTCCTGCGCGAGATCACCGAAAGCGAGGGGGAGATCATCTGCTTCATCGACGAGCTGCACACGCTCGTCGGCGCCGGCGCGGCCGAGGGCGCCGTGGACGCGGCCAACATGCTCAAGCCGGCCCTGGCCCGCGGCGAGCTTCGCTGCGTGGGCGCGACCACGCTGGACGAGTACCGCAAGCACATCGAGAAGGACCCGGCGCTCGAGCGGCGCTTCCAGCCGGTGATGGTGAAGGAGCCGTCGGTCGAGGACACGATCGCGATCCTGCGCGGGCTCAAGGACAAGTACGAGGTCCACCACAAGGTCAAGATCAAGGACTCGGCGCTGGTCGCGGCGGCCGTGCTCTCGCACCGCTACATCGCCGACCGCTTCCTGCCCGACAAGGCGATCGACCTGATCGACGAGGCCTCCTCACGCCTGCGCATCGAGATCGACTCGCTGCCGGCGGAGATCGACGAGATCGAGCGCCGCATCATGCAGCTCGGCATCGAGCGCGTCTCCGTGGCCCGCGAGTCGGACGCCGTCTCCAAGGAACGGCTGGCACGGCTCGACGCCGAGCTCGCCGAGTTGAAAGCCAAGTCCGCCGCGCTCAAGAAGCACTGGCAGGCGGAGAAGGCCGCGATCATGGCCATCGGCAAGATCAAGGAGGAGGCCGAGGCCGCGCGCCACGCCATCGAGGACGCGAAGCGCCGCGGCGATCTCGAGAAGGCCTCCAAGCTCCAGTACGGCACGCTCATCGAGCTGGACCGTAAGCTCGAGGCCGAGAACGCCCGGCTCGCGGAGCTGCAGAAGAGCCAGCGCATGCTCAAGGAAGAGGTGGACGAGGAGGACATTGCCGAAACCGTCGCCAAGTGGACGGGCATCCCGGTGACGCGCCTCCTCGAGGCCGAGGTCCAGAAGCTCGTGCAGATGGAAGAGCGGCTGAGCCGCCGCGTCGTCGGCCAGGCCGAGGCCATCACGGCCGTCGCCAACGCCGTGCGCCGCGCGCGCTCGGGGCTCGCGGATCCCAACCGCCCCATCGGCTCCTTCCTCTTCCTCGGCCCCACGGGCGTGGGCAAGACGG is part of the Candidatus Methylomirabilota bacterium genome and harbors:
- the ftsH gene encoding ATP-dependent zinc metalloprotease FtsH, producing the protein MKLPVKQKTQFSLIYLLIAVLVLSLVQSWLLAPRTVEIPMSKFLALVREGKVERVSVTDREIRGTLKPGALPAQQSGAGDKVRSLVGAEQPVPTFTTTRIPGIEDSALVKELEQNKVEFSGRVESTFWRDFLFGWIVPLVLMVGLWMFVMRRMGGGPTQALSFGRSKAKIYDRKELKTTFADVAGVDEAKAELIEVVDFLKNPKKYQRLGGRIPKGVLLVGSPGTGKTLLARAVAGEADVPFFFLSGSEFVEMFVGVGAARVRDLFEQAKEKAPCIVFIDELDAIGKTRSGTTGFAGGHDEREQTLNQLLAEMDGFDSSKGVIIMAATNRPEVLDAALLRAGRFDRQVVVDKPDVRGREAILHVHARNVILAPSVDLHVLAARTPGMAGADLANIINEAALLAARKGKDAVDMADLDEAVDRVIGGLERKSRVLSEKERDIVAHHEIGHALVASSLPQADPVHKVTIIPRGVGALGATYQLPLEDRYLLTRSELEDRIAVLLGGRVAEEVVYGEISTGAHNDLERATEMARLMVTQYGMSAELGPMTFGGGQQALFLRGSGLSQEREYSDETARAIDGEIRAIIDKIYDRVRGIITDRKPVLLAAAAELKAKETLEGDRLRQLLAGDLVEERR
- a CDS encoding J domain-containing protein, yielding MDYKDYYKILSLPKNADDKAIKTAYRRLARKHHPDVAKGKDSAARFQEIAEAYEVLGDAEKRKRYDTLGPDWQRYAEAGAGARGPFEGADVHFGRGDEGFSDFFRTIFGDLGGRRAGGFRDVDLGDLGGGFGPDKGGDVEAGIEVSLEDAFHGVTRTISLELDEICPACGGAGHVNRKPCAQCRGGGWSRGRRNLEVKIPAGVATGSRVRLPGEGSRGGRGGSGDLYLKVTVRPDPRFERKGDDLHSTLAVPAHDAALGAEVSVPTLKGQVSMKIPPETSSGRTFRLPGYGMPHLKGGGAGDQFVQVELTIPTGLSPRERELYQELKSLRTEGTR
- a CDS encoding DegQ family serine endoprotease, which gives rise to MILVKRGTLVVMLVIAAALGVGLGSWGASALDLPKPVGQAPRQQASMQAPMQAAVQAPVVPAALPVALGSFAQVAEAVGPAVVNINTVIRSGGGRTPVEEFFGDEFFRRFFGDSPERPQQQRSLGSGVIVDASGIALTNAHVVERATEIEVVTAEGKKHKAKIVGLDKRTDLAVLRLQGGGPYPAAVLGDSDKVKVGDWVLAIGSPFGLQQTVTAGIISAKGRSIGQGPYDDFLQTDAAINPGNSGGPLVNMSGEVVGINSAILSRSGGNVGIGFSIPSNMAKRIYTELVARGKITRGWLGVSIQPLTPELAKSFGLTDPKGVLIADVVKDSPADKAGLVSGDVLMEFDGKKLDAPQDLQKVVAVTAPGKGVPIKVWREKGEKTLEIKVGETPEDTAQLEPSGKNKSFLGLETRAITPEIARQLNLRTTEGVVVARVEEEGPAAEAGLQRGDVIREINRQRIRSAQDYERATQGLKPGDRVTVLLQRGQQSLYVAFTVARG
- the clpB gene encoding ATP-dependent chaperone ClpB, coding for MKFDKFTVKAQEAVQAAQSLADQGNHQALEPDHLLLALLQQQEGVVGPLLAKIGARPEAIAREVQAALDKLPKVKGGGRQYASERLEAALTRAWDEAQRLKDEYCSTEHVLIGIAQDKSGAAGRILAKAGVTPEAIYKALVDVRGSQRVTDANPEEKYQALQRYAKDLCELARKGKLDPVIGRDEEIRRVIQVLSRRTKNNPVLIGEPGVGKTAIVEGLAQRIVSGDVPEGLKGKRLLAIDIGAMVAGAKYRGEFEDRLKAVLREITESEGEIICFIDELHTLVGAGAAEGAVDAANMLKPALARGELRCVGATTLDEYRKHIEKDPALERRFQPVMVKEPSVEDTIAILRGLKDKYEVHHKVKIKDSALVAAAVLSHRYIADRFLPDKAIDLIDEASSRLRIEIDSLPAEIDEIERRIMQLGIERVSVARESDAVSKERLARLDAELAELKAKSAALKKHWQAEKAAIMAIGKIKEEAEAARHAIEDAKRRGDLEKASKLQYGTLIELDRKLEAENARLAELQKSQRMLKEEVDEEDIAETVAKWTGIPVTRLLEAEVQKLVQMEERLSRRVVGQAEAITAVANAVRRARSGLADPNRPIGSFLFLGPTGVGKTELARALAEFLFDDERAMIRIDMSEYMEKHTVSRLIGAPPGYVGYEEGGQLTEAVRRRPYSVVLFDEIEKAHGDVFNVLLQLLDDGRLTDGHGRTVDFRNTVVIMTSNLGSHLFREEQDPKRLRTEVMEVLRQSMRPEFLNRIDEIVVFKALGREEIGRIVKIQTAYLTKRLADKRITLTLTPAAEELLAREGYDPVYGARPLKRTIQRLIQDPLALKLLAGEFKDGDAVVADAKGGDIVFRKQRE